The genomic region GGTTTTGGCGGGCAGGGCGTTGTTTCTGCGGGCATTTTACTCGCGCAGGCGGGACTTATTGACGGCAAAAAAGTAAGCTGGCTGCCATCCTACGGGCCCGAAATGCGCGGCGGCACGGCAAATTGTTCGGTAGTGATAGCTTCGGACGAAGTTTACACCCCTATCGTAACTGCGCCGGACACGGTTATAGTTATGAATGAGCCTTCATTACCAAAATTTGAGCCTTTGCTTAAAAAAGACGGTTTGTTAATTATTAACAGTTCTCTAATTAACTCAAAACCAAAAAGAACGGATATAAAAGTTATTTATGTTCCTTGTAATGAAATAGCCGAAAAACTGGGTTCGTTAAAAGTAGCTACGCTTGTGGCTATGGGTGCTTTTGCAAAGGCCACGGGCGCTGTTTCTATTGACACAATCGCAAGCGCTATGA from Elusimicrobium minutum Pei191 harbors:
- a CDS encoding 2-oxoacid:acceptor oxidoreductase family protein, producing MYQGIRISGFGGQGVVSAGILLAQAGLIDGKKVSWLPSYGPEMRGGTANCSVVIASDEVYTPIVTAPDTVIVMNEPSLPKFEPLLKKDGLLIINSSLINSKPKRTDIKVIYVPCNEIAEKLGSLKVATLVAMGAFAKATGAVSIDTIASAMKAVFKRAKPEMLELNKKALEEGAKAAD